From Rhodovibrio salinarum DSM 9154:
TCGCGATCCAAGGCTGGCCGGCACTGCCGCCGAATGGCGCGATCGACAAGCTGTGGTGGCTGGCGCTCCTGGGCGGCGCGCTTGGGCTCGGGCTGCCACGATTGGCGGATGACAAGCAGCGCCGGGCGGTCAGCGTCGGTGCGCTGGCGCTCGCGGCAGTCTGGATCGGCTGGCCGCGGCTGATGATCCCGGACGTGGCCGCCTGGCTTACGGGCGCGTTGCTGGTCGCCGCGGGCGTGTGGGCGCTGTCGCGGGTGGAGCGAGCGGGCAGTCCCGGCGGCGCGCTGCTGCTCCTGGTCGGCGGCGCCGCAGCGGCGGGGGTCGCGTTCTATGGCTCGTCCTACTCGATGGCGCAGGTGAACCTCGTGCTGATCGCCGCGCTTGCCGGCGCCATGGCAGGCGCTGGCGCGGCGCCGGCGGGCCTTGGCGCGGCCGGACGGATGGCCGCAACGCTGCCGTTGTTCGGGCTGATCGCGATCCTAGCGTTCTACACCCGCGCCGCGCCGTTCGCGCTGCTGCTGCTGTTGCCGGTCTTCCTGGTCGAGGGCGCCCTCGCCAGCTGGCCGCCGCTGGGCCGGCTGGCCGGTGCGGCCGGGGAGCGGATGCGCGGCGCGCGGCTGCTGGTTGTGATCGGCCTCGCGCTCGTGCCGGCCTGCGCCGCGGTCGCGGTCGCCTATTGGCAGTCCGGCCCGCTCTACTTCTGATCCAGCGCCTACCGGCGACCAACGAACGACCTCTCACGGACAGGAAAAGACGAGATATCCCGCGATGCAGTTCCGCAACAGCAAAGCGCGCTACGGCGTGATCGCCCAGACACTGCACTGGGTGATCACGCTCGGCTTCGTCGCCCAGTACGCGATCGCCTGGTACGCCGAGGGCGTTCAGGCCATGCAGCTTCAGTTCACCCTGTACAACCTGCACAAGTCGATCGGCGTGACCATCCTGGCACTCGCGGTTGTGCGCATCGTCTGGCGCCTGATGAACCCGGTGCCGCCGATGCCCTCCGGCAGCCAACGGTGGGAGGAGCTGGCCTCGCGCGCCAGCCACGTGCTGCTGTACGCGCTTTTGTTCGCACAGCCGATCACCGGGCTGGCGTTCTCCATGGCGTCCAGCTTCCCGACGGTGATCTGGGGCTACACGCTCCCCGACGCCGGCAATTCTGAGGCCCTGAAGGACGCCTTCAACGCCGTCCACGTCTACCTCGGCTGGGCGACGCTGGGGCTGGTCGGCCTGCACGTCGTTGCCGCGCTGCGCCACCATTTCGTGCTCAAGGACAACGTGCTGCGCCGGATGCTGCCGTTCGTCGCGAACAAGAACACCACCGGCATCCGTCGCCCAGTCGGGTAAGACGGCGTCCCCCGCGACCGCAACGGGCACGTCCACTTCCGCATCCAACGCCAAGGAGGCCTTTTGACGATGGCCAACCGCCTGACCGGGATCGCCTGCGCCACCCTAACGGCGCTCACAGCAAGCGTCGCGCTGGCGCAACAAGCACCGGAATGGACCGTCGACCCCGAGCAGAGCCGGGTCGGATTCATCGCCCAGCAATCGGGTAACGACGTGCCGGGCGAATTCGAGCGGTTCGAGACCACGATCCATTTCGACCGCGACAACCTCACGGCCAGCTCGGTCGACGTAAAAATCGATATCCAGAGCGTGACGACAGGCTCGATGGACCGCGACCAGACGATCAAGTCACCCAACCTGTTCAACGCCGAGCAATATCCGAACGCGCGCTTCCAGGCGGATAGGTTCCGGCATGCTGGCGGCGACACCTACATCGCCGAAGGCGAACTCACGATGCGCGGTCAGACACACCCGGTCGAGTTGCCGTTCGAGCTGGACGTGACCCAGGACGGCGACACACTCACGGCCACCGCCGATGGCGAGGTGACGGTCAAGCGCCTGCGCTGGGGGATCGGCCAGGGGCAGTGGCAGGATACCTCGATGGTCCCGAACCCGGTCGTGATCGAGATCGATATCCACGCCACCCGCCCGGCCGGAGCGGAGTAACCCGCACTCTTCCTCGTGGCAGAGGGCTCAGAAGAGGCCAGCCCTCAGTGCCGGAAGTGGCGCATGCCGGTGAAGACCATGGCGAGGCCCCGGGCATCGGCGGCGGCGACCACTTCGTCATCACGCTTGCTGCCGCCCGGCTGGATCACCGCGGTCACCCCCGCCTCGGCCGCGGAGATCAGACCGTCGGCAAACGGGAAGAAGGCGTCGGAAGCAACCACCGCGCCTTGGGTGCGGGGCGTGGTTTCGCCCGCGGCCTCGGCAGCGTCGGCCGACTTGCGCACGGCGATGCGGGCGGAATCCACCCGGCTCATCTGCCCGGCGCCGATGCCCACGGTGGCCCCGTTCTTGGCATAGACGATCGCGTTCGACTTGACGTGCTTGCACACCCGGAAGGCGAACAAGAGATCCGCAAGCTCCTGCGCACTCGGCCGACGAGCGGTCACGGGGCTCAGGTCGCCCTCCGTCACCACGCCGCCATCGCGGGTCTGCAGCAACAGCCCGCCAGAGAGCGTCCGCGCCGTCAGCCCGCTGCCATCGGCGACCGGCATGCCGCCGGTCTCTAGCACGCGCAGGTTCTTCTTGGTCGCCAGCACGCTGCGCGCCTCCGCCGCCACGACCGGGGCGATCACAACCTCCGCGAACAGCTCGGTGATCTTCTCCGCCGTCGCGGCGTCGAGCGTGCGGTTGACCGCGATGATGCCGCCGAACGCGCTGACCGGGTCGCAGGCAAGCGCCTTGTCGTAGGCGTCGGATAGACCACCCGCGACCGCAACCCCGCAGGGGTTGGCGTGCTTGACGATCACCACGGCGGGGTCATCGAACTCCGCCACGGCCTCGAACGCGGCATCGGTGTCGTTCAGGTTGTTGTAGCTGAGTTCCTTGCCCTGCAACTGGGTCGCCGTCGCCACGCCCGGCCGGTCGCCTTGCTGGCCGGCCAACTGATAGAAGGCGGCGTCCTGATGCGGGTTCTCGCCGTAGCGCAGCGTCTGCTTGCGTCGGCCGGCAATCGACAGCTCGCGCGGAAAGGTCACGCCCTCCTGCGCCTGCATCCACTCCGCGACCGCGGCATCGTAGGCAGCCGTATGGGCGTAGGCGTCAGCCGCCAGGCGCCGACGGAAATGCTCACCGAGCGCGCCATCGTTGGCGCGCATCTCCGCCATCACGCCATCGTAGTCGTCCGGGTTCACGACCACGGTGACGAAGGCGTGGTTCTTCGCCGCCGCGCGCACCATCGCAGGGCCGCCGATGTCGATCTTCTCGATGCACGCGGCCCGGTCGGCGCCGCCCGCCACCGTCTGCTCGAACGGGTAGAGGTTGACGACAAGCAGATCGATCGCGGGGATCCCGTGCTCGGCCATCGCGGCCCGATCGTCACTGTGATCGCGCCGTCCCAGCAAACCGCCGTGAATACGCGGGTGCAGC
This genomic window contains:
- a CDS encoding cytochrome b gives rise to the protein MQFRNSKARYGVIAQTLHWVITLGFVAQYAIAWYAEGVQAMQLQFTLYNLHKSIGVTILALAVVRIVWRLMNPVPPMPSGSQRWEELASRASHVLLYALLFAQPITGLAFSMASSFPTVIWGYTLPDAGNSEALKDAFNAVHVYLGWATLGLVGLHVVAALRHHFVLKDNVLRRMLPFVANKNTTGIRRPVG
- a CDS encoding YceI family protein, which translates into the protein MANRLTGIACATLTALTASVALAQQAPEWTVDPEQSRVGFIAQQSGNDVPGEFERFETTIHFDRDNLTASSVDVKIDIQSVTTGSMDRDQTIKSPNLFNAEQYPNARFQADRFRHAGGDTYIAEGELTMRGQTHPVELPFELDVTQDGDTLTATADGEVTVKRLRWGIGQGQWQDTSMVPNPVVIEIDIHATRPAGAE
- the purH gene encoding bifunctional phosphoribosylaminoimidazolecarboxamide formyltransferase/IMP cyclohydrolase, which codes for MSDTVIQRALLSVSDKRGLVEFASFLSARGVEILSTGGSAKAIREAGLPVTEVAETTEFPEIMDGRVKTLHPRIHGGLLGRRDHSDDRAAMAEHGIPAIDLLVVNLYPFEQTVAGGADRAACIEKIDIGGPAMVRAAAKNHAFVTVVVNPDDYDGVMAEMRANDGALGEHFRRRLAADAYAHTAAYDAAVAEWMQAQEGVTFPRELSIAGRRKQTLRYGENPHQDAAFYQLAGQQGDRPGVATATQLQGKELSYNNLNDTDAAFEAVAEFDDPAVVIVKHANPCGVAVAGGLSDAYDKALACDPVSAFGGIIAVNRTLDAATAEKITELFAEVVIAPVVAAEARSVLATKKNLRVLETGGMPVADGSGLTARTLSGGLLLQTRDGGVVTEGDLSPVTARRPSAQELADLLFAFRVCKHVKSNAIVYAKNGATVGIGAGQMSRVDSARIAVRKSADAAEAAGETTPRTQGAVVASDAFFPFADGLISAAEAGVTAVIQPGGSKRDDEVVAAADARGLAMVFTGMRHFRH